The Geobacter metallireducens GS-15 region CGCGGCAGGCGGAAGGGTCATTCCGGCTCGGGCCTCCAGAAGCCGGGCAAAGACGGCGTAGGCCGGAGCCGACCAGTAGATGAGGGCGATGAAGAAGAGCCCCCACACGAGGCTCCACCGGGCGTCCCGGATGTTGGGGACCACGTAGAAGCGCGACAGCACGTGGGGGAGCCCTGCGGTCCCCACCATGAGGGTGAAGCAGAGGGATATCCACTGAAAGAGGGAACCCGAGGCAAAGGGGGCAGCGAAGTTGATGCCGAACTCCCGTTTCAGGTCCTGGATGGCCACCCCATAGCCGAACTGGGGGAGAACCCAGAAGTAGCCGAGCTTGTACGCCAGCACCATGAGGGGGAGAATGAAGGAGACAATGAGAAGCGTGTACTGGAGTTGCTGGTTGCGGGCCACACCCAGCACCCCCGAGATGATCACGTACCCAACCACCACGACGGCTCCCAGGATCACGCCGTTGCGATAGCCGGTGCCGAAGAGCCAGCCGAAGAGCATCCCGATCCCCTTGAACTGGGCCGTGCAGTAGATGATCGAGATGGTGATGGAGATGCCGGCGGAGATGAGACCTGCCATGGGCGACGCGTAACGGTCCCCCACGAAGTCCGGCGCCGTGTACTTGCCGAAACGCCGGATCTGTCCCGCCATGAGGACCAGAAGGAGTACGTACCCGCCGGTCCAGCCGATCACGTAGGCCAGGGCGTAATACCCGTGGAGGTAGAGGAGTCCCCCCATGCCGAGGAGGCTCGCAGCGCTCATCCAGTTGCTGGCGATGGCGGCCCCGCCGCCGATCCGGCCGATGTAGCGGCCACCGATGCCGTAATCGCTGGCGCTCCGGGCCCGGGCGCGGAGCCCCGCCACGATGAAGGAGGCAAGGGCAAGGGTGACAATGATGAGGGGTATGAGATTGGGCCCCGCGTCAGTCATGGCTTCGATCCTTCCTTCTGCTGTGCTGCTCCGTGTGCCGGTCGATGTAAATATTGAAGAGGATGCAGAGAATGATGAACCAGAGGGGGAGAAACTGGGCCGTGAACCAGAAATGCCAGGGGAACGAAAGGAAGGTGAGGCGAGTCAGGATACCCTCCCCCTGGGGAGTTTCGGAGAGGAGCCAGAGGATGGCCTGGACGCCGAAGTTGGCCACAGCCCAGCCAAGGAGGACGAAGAGGATGATCACCACCTCGCCGGTCATGTACCCCTTCCGGGGACGAAAGATGTTGACGTCGTACCACTCGCGATCATGCTCCATAGAGCACCTCCCCATGGGGAATCGGCTGCATTGCGGCTGTTTTACATTGTATCGGCTTTTACCGCGATTTCTCCAGGCCGCGGGCGTAATTCAATCCGGCCTACCCCCCTTCATGACCTCCCGCAGGACTGCCGTGGCGTAGCTCCCCTTGGGAAGCGAGAACTCCAGCACCAGCCCGTCAGCGTCCGCGGAAGCCCGCGGATCCCCCAGGGGAACCCGAAGGGGTCGCCGCTCCCCCTCCATCCGGAGCCCGCCGGGGAGGTCGAAGCTGGCCGGCTCCACCCCTTCGGCCGCCAGAAGCGACCGTTCCAGCGCCCCCTCTTCACCCTCGGGCATCATCATCCGGCAGCCGAAGAGGGGTCCGGTGGGGGAGATCTCGAAGTGCTCCGCCCGTGGCGCTTCGGCCGCGGGGTCCGTTACCAGGAAACAGGCGCCGTTGGCGTGCTTCCAGGCCAGATCACCCTCCTGGACGGTGTCGAGGGAGTCGAGCCGGGCCTCCACCACGTGGTCGAAAAGAGCCGACTGGCAGGCGGAGAGGTAGAGCTTCCTGAGCCGGGGATTGACCGCGCGGAAGGCCCCCTCGAAGTCGTCGGGGCGCTTCACGAGACGCTGGATGACGTCCCGCTCGGTGCGGCAGTGGCCCGGGAAGAGGCGCTGGCTCTCCTCCAGTTCCCCTCGTTGGTACGCCTCGATGGCGCTCCGCCATGCCTCCCCCGTAACCTTTGCCGGATCGCCCATGAGGAGATCCACCGCAGCGCACCAGTCGCCGGCCAGCATGGCCCGGCCGATGAGATGGCTGTTCCCCTGGGCACCGTAGCGCTGCTCCCCGAAGCGGTTGGGGACGCCGCGCCGTTCCAGCACCGCCAGGATCGCCTCGGCCCGGGCCACGGCGTCGGACACCACCCCCCTGACTCGGATCCGAAACCGGTTTCCCGCCAGGTGCCCCAGCTTCAGCTTGTTCCGGTGCCGTTCCGCGGAGAGAATGCGGATGCCGGGAAGCTCCAGGGCGAGCACCTCCTCGGGCTTCATCCGGGGGAGCGACACGGTCTGGCGGGTCACCCCCCGGGCATCCTTCATGCCCGCATACCCCACGTCCCGCTCGGAGAGCTTCAGTGCCCGGGCCAGGCGGCGGATGGCGTCCAGGGTCGTCACCCCCCGCTTCTCGATGAGGGCGTAGACGTGCTCTCCCTCGCCACAGGGGAGGTAGAGGGGAATCTCCTCCACCACGAAATCGTCGGCGGTCTCCTTGATGGTGCCTCCGGTGCCGGGGAGGCCGGCGGTCAGATAGCGCTTCTCGCCGCTCACGCTGCCCCCTCTGCCGTTTTCCGGTAGTGGACGAAGTAGATCCGCTTCCCCTCGGCCATGAACTTCATCATGTACTTGGAGAGATGGTACCCTTCCAACTCGTGGCGGTAACGGTCCGGGGCGAGCATATTCGCGTACCCCTCCACTCCCGGCATGAACTCCGCCACGTCGATGCCGTAGTCATCGAAGTCGGTGGCAAAGTAGAAATCGCCCCCCGGTGCCAGATACTCGCGGATGAACGCCGCAAACTCCCGGTTCACGAGGCGGCGCTTGCGGTGGCGCATCTTGGGCCACGGGTCGGGACAGTTGATGTGGACGGCACAGAGGGAACCCTTGGGAATGCGCTCGACGATGAACTTGCGGGCCTCGTCCCGCACGACCCGGACGTTGGGAATAGCCAGCCGTTCGAGGCGGCGGCAGGTCTTGTCGCACCCCTTGTTGTAAAAGTCGATGGCGATATAGTTGGTGCCGGGGTTGTCGGCGGCTGTCCTGGCGATGAAGTCGCCGATGCCGCAGCCGATCTCCAGGGCCAGGGGATTGGCGTTGCCGAAGACGGCGGCCCAATCGGCGGGCGTTGACAGTTCGTCAGGGTTCAGGAAAAAGGGTGAAGAGATTTCGATCATGCGCTGCATTCTTGTCGGTTCCTCGGGGTTGAAGTGGGCGTACCATACCACAAAAGCCCGGAAGCCCGGAAGCGCTTTTCTTGCCATTCCCGACCTCCTGTGCTATAGCTATCTGGTTGAAATAACGAAAAAAAGGAACACCAGATGAAATTCACCGACTTAAACCTCCCCGAACTGGTGCAACGGGGTATCGCCGACACCGGCTTCACCGACTGCACCCCGATCCAGGAAAAGACCCTTCCCCTGGCCCTTTCCGGTAAGGATGTGGCCGGCCAGGCCCAGACCGGCACCGGCAAGACTGCAGCCTTTCTCATCAGCCTCTTCACCCGGCTCCTGAAGAACCCCACGGAGGGAGAAACCCGCAATCCGCGCGCCCTGATCCTGGCTCCCACCCGGGAGCTCGTCGTCCAGATCGAGAAGGACGCCCAGGCCCTCGGGGCCCACTGCGGCTTCGTGATCCAGGCCATCTACGGCGGCGTCGACTACATGAAGCAGCGGAGCGCCCTCAAGGAAGGGGCCGACGTGGTGGTCGGCACCCCGGGGCGCCTCATCGACTACCTGAAGCAGAAGGTCTACTCCCTCAAGGAGATCGAGGTGCTGGTCATCGACGAGGCGGACCGGATGTTCGATATGGGGTTCATCGCCGACCTCCGCTTCATCCTCCGGCGGCTCCCCCCCTTCGACAAACGCCAGAACCTCATGTTCTCCGCCACCCTCAACCAGCGGGTGATGGAACTGGCCTACGAGTTCATGAACGTCCCCGAAAAGGTGGCGGTCACCCCCGAGCAGATGACCGCCGAGCGGGTGGAGCAGGTCCTCTACCACGTGGGGCGCAAGGAGAAATTCCCGCTCCTCCTGGGCCTCCTGCGCAAGAAGGGGATGGAGCGGACCATGATCTTCGTCAACACCAAGCGGGAGGCGGAGTTCCTGGACGAGCGGCTTAATGCCAACGACTTCCCCTGTCGGGTCATCTCCGGCGACGTGGAGCAGCGCAAGCGGATGAGGATTCTGGAGGACTTCAAGAACGGCAAGCTCCCGATCATGATCGCCACCGACGTCGCCTCCCGCGGCCTCCACATCGACGGGGTCTCCCACGTCATCAACTACGACCTTCCCCAGGACGCCGAGGACTACGTCCACCGCATCGGCCGCACCGCCCGGGCCGGCGCCGAGGGAAAGGCGATCTCCATGGCCGATGAGGACGGCGCCTTCCACCTGGAGGCGATCCACGAGTACATCAAGGACAAAATCCCGGTTGAATGGGCCGAGGACGACCTCTTCGTCCACGACTTCAAGCGGGTGAAACCGAAGCCCAAGGGGCACGAGACCCGAGCCAAGGGGCCGACCCGCCACGGCCGGAAGCACCCGGAAGGGGAGAAGAAAGAGGGAGAAGGGGAGGCGAAGAAGCGCCGCCGCGGGCCCCGGAAGAAACCGGCGGGGGAGAAGCCGAAGCCGGAATAGGAACCATTCAGAACAAGATGGATAGAGCGAAAAAGGGGAAAGGCCGACCAGCCTTTCCCCTTTTTTCGTTCATTGCGTCCCTGGCGGGACTCACTCGTACCGCAGCGCCTCGATGGGGTTCAGGTTGGCCGCCTTGCGGGCCGGGTAGAAGCCGAAGAAGACGCCGACGCCGGCGGAGAAGAGGAAAGCGATGATGATTGCCTGCGTGGAGATCAGGGTCGGCCACTGCATGATCTTCGAGACCGCCATGGCCCCCGCCACCCCGAGCCCCATGCCGATGATCCCCCCCGCCGTGGTGAGGAGCACCGCCTCGGTCAGGAACTGGAGGAGGATGTCCCGTTGTTTGGCGCCGATGGCCATCCGGATGCCGATCTCCCGGGTCCGCTCCGTGACCGAGACAAGCATGATGTTCATGATGCCGATGCCGCCGACGACCAGGGAGATGGAGGCCACGGCCCCCAGGAGGATCGACATGACCTTGGAGGACTGTTCCGATACCGCGAGGATCTCCGACAGGTTGCGCACCGTGAAGTCCCGCTCCCGGCTCGGACCGATCCGGTGGCGCTGGTCCAGGAGCGCGGTCACCTCTTCCTCGGCCTTTTTGAGAACATCGGCGCTTTTCGCCTGGATCATCATGGCGCCCACCGTGTTGGGGAACTGGCTGCCGAAGAGCTTGCGCTGGGCAGTGCGCAGCGGCACGAAGATCACGTCGTCCTGATCTGTCCCCTGGGGAGACTGCCCCTTGTGGTCCAGTATCCCGATGACGGTGAACGGTATCTTCTTGATCCGGATGATCTTGCCGATGGGATCAGCATCGCCGAAAAGGTTCTCGGCCACGGTCTGGCCAATGAGACAGTTCTTGGTGGCGCCGTCCACATCGGACAGAGAGATGTTTCTGCCGGTTGTCAGGGACCAGTCCCGGACGACGACCATCTCGGGGGTGCACCCCATGACGATGGTGGACCAGTTCTGATTGCCGTAGACGATCTGGGCCGAGCCCCGCACCGTAGGGGCCACATTCTCCACCGACGGGCATTCCGCCTTGATGGCCCGGGCGTCGTCGTAGGTGAGGGTCGGGGTGCCGCCGGCCCCGGTCCGCAGCCCCCCGCTGGTGGTGGAGCCGGGAAGGACCAGGAGGAGGTTGCTCCCGATGCTGGAGATCTGGTCGGAGATCATCTTGCTCGCCCCGGCACCAATGGCCACCATGGCGATGACGGCGGCGATCCCGATGATGATGCCAAGCATGGTCAGGAGTGCCCGCATCTTGTTGACCCGCAGCGCCCGGAGGGCGATCAGGAGACTTTGCCAGAGGGTCGTCATGGGGCCTCTCCCTGGGCCGGCGACGCCACGGCAGGGGAGGCGTTCGGCGAATCGGCGATGATGGTGCCGTCCCGGAAGACGAGATGGCGGCCGGTGAAGGCAGCCACATCCGGCTCGTGGGTGACCATGAGGATGGTGATGCCGTGGCGGTTCAGTTCCTGGAAGATGGCCATGATCTCGACGGTGGTCCGGGAGTCGAGGTTGCCGGTGGGCTCGTCGGCCATGATGATGGCCGGCTCGTTCACCAAGGCACGGGCGATGGCCACCCGCTGCTGCTGGCCCCCGGAGAGCTGGTTCGAGTAGTGGTCGGCCCGGCCGGCGAGCCCCACCCGCTCCAGGGCCGCCAGGGCCCGCTCCCGGCGGGCCGCAGCCGACACATGAGCATAGACCAGCGGCAGCTCCACGTTCTCCCGGGCCGTGGTCCGGGCCAGGAGGTTGAATCCCTGGAACACGAAGCCGATCTTGGTGTTCCGGATCTCGGCCAGCTCATTGCGGGAGAGCCCTCCCACATTCACCCCCTCCAGGAGATACTCGCCGCTGGTCGGGACATCGAGGCAGCCGAGCATGTTCATGCAGGTGGACTTGCCGCTCCCCGAGGCCCCCATGATGGCGACGAACTCTCCTTGGGAGACCGTGAAGGATATCCCCTTCAGGGCCTCCACCCGCTGGTCTCCCATGGTATAGACCTTGGTGACGTCGGTTATTTTGACCACCTCGCCCATCTAGAACCTCGGCCCCATGGATCCGCCCATGCCGCCCGCTTTTTTCTGCTGCGGGGTAACCTGTTCGATGATCACCTGGTCGTTTTCCTTGAGGTTCCCGGAAACCAGTTCCACCTGCCCATCGTTGCCGATGCCGGTCTTAACCGGCACCGGAACCGGCTTGTTCTCCGCCCCCAGGATGTAGACCTGCTGCCCACCTTCCCGCTTTTTCCTCCGCTGCTCCTGGCCAGCCTGCTGTCCCTTCGCCGCCTTCTCATCACCCCCCTTCTTGGGCCGGAACCGGAGCGCAGCGGAAGGGAGCTTCAGGACATTGTCCTTGCGGGCGGTCTCGATGCTGACATTGGCGGTCATCCCCGGCTTGAGCTTCATGTCCTTGTTGTCCACGTCGATCACCACCACGTAGGTCACGACGTTCTGGGTGACCACCGGTGCGTTGCGCACCTGGCGGACGGTGCCGGTGAAGCGGTTCTCGGGATAGGAGTCCACGGTGAAGCTGACCGGCTGCCCCACCTGCACCCGGCTGATGTCGGCCTCGTCCACGCTGGTGTCGATCTCCATGCGGGTCAGGTCCTGGGCGATGGTGAAGAGGGTCGGGGTCTGGAACGAGGCGGCCACGGTCTGCCCCACGTCCACGTTGCGGGAGACGACGATGCCGTCCACGGGCGAACGGATGGTGGCATAGCGGAGGTTGGTCTCCGACTGGCTGAAGGCGCCGCGGGTCTGGGCCACGCTTCCCTCGGCTGCTTTCACGGTGGCCTGGGCCATCTGGTAGCGGTTGTCGGCGGCGTCAAAATCGCTCTGGGAGACGACGCCGTCCTTGAGGAGCTGGCGGTTCCGCTCCTGGTTGCGCCGGGCATCTGCCAGATCAGCCCTCACCCTCTGGAGGTTGGCCTGGGCGTTCAGGTAGTTTCCCCGGGTCTGCTCCACCTGGGCCGAAAACAGGGAAGGATCGATCTGGGCGATGACCTGCCCCTTTTTCACCGGCGAGTTGTAGTCCACAAAGAGCTTCTGGATGGTGCCGGAAACCTGGGTACCCACCTGTACCGTCACCACGGCGGCAAGGTTGCCGGTGGCGGAGACAGTGGAGACAATATCCCCCCGCTCGATCTTGGCGGTCTTGAACACAGTTTCCGGCTTTTTGTTCAGGGTAAAGTACGCGGCAACGCCGGCCACCACGAGGACGGCAGCGGCGGGGATGAGGAATTTCTTCATGGGGGACCTCGGCGAGGATGATCTTTTATCGGAATTATGCTTTGTGTATAGATGAAAACGAGGCAAACCTCAACCGGTTGACACAAAAAAGCCCCCTGTCTTCATCAGACAGGGGGCTGGTGGTTAAGCCCGCCGCACTACGCGACGGGCATGCGTCGGCAACCCTCCTTGCAACGGGTTACCGGGCGAAGCATATAGATCGTGGTCCACATGGCCGAGGTCTCCTTTCGCAATGATGTTCCCGCGTTTGCGGGCCTGATTCAATAGTAATCACCCCCCCGGAGAATGTCAACGGAGGGGGCGATTAAATATCTTTATATACTACTGTCCGGTAAACTTTGATTGTACAGCTGTAACTTGTTGAACTTTATTGCTCTTTGGCACAATTGTTCTTTTTTCGACATGAATTCGTTCTGGGTGTAGCCTTCCTCCCTTTACAGGAGGGGAGCAATGCACACCGGTCCGACCGTTTTCAAACAACTTCTGCAGTTTCTGCCCCGGTACGAATTCAATCTCTGCGTTCGCCGACACCGTGGCGAGTATCGGGAGAAGAAGTTCTCGACCTATGACCAGTTCCTCTGCCTGGCTTATGCCCAGATGGCTGGCCGTGAGAGCTTGCGGGATATCGAGACCTGCCTGAACTCCCACCAGGAGAAGCTGTACCACATCGGCTTTCGTGGTGATGTCTCCCGCACGACCCTTGCCGACGCGAACGAGCGCAGGGACTGGCGTATCTTCCAAGACTTCGGTCATGTACTGATCGGCATAGCTCAGCAGCTGTACCAGGCTGATGCCATCGCCGTTGAGCTTACGCAACCGCTCTACGCCTTTGACTCGACCACTATCGACCTGTGCCTTACGCTGTTCCCATGGGCCGAGTTCCGCAAAACCAAGGCGGCGGTCAAGATGCATACGCTCATTGATCTGCGTGGTCCCATTCCAACCTGGGTCACTATTACCACTGGCAAGGTCCACGATGTCAGGATGCTGGACCATCTGCCGGTTGCAAAGGATGCCATTTACACGATGGACAGAGGGTATGTCGATTTTGCCCGGCTCCACTCCATCCACAAGCAGGGAGCATTCTTCGTAGTTCGGGCAAAGGACAACCTGAAATGCCAGCGGTTATATTCCCATCCGAAGGACAAGGAATCAGGTGTACGGGCAGACCAGATTATCACCCTGGTGACGCAGAAGTCGAAAAAGGGGTATCCGGAGAAACTGCGCCGGGTCAGCTATGTTGACAAAGAACGGAACAAGCGACTCGTATTTCTCACGAACAACTTCGAGATTCCGGCAGCGACGGTGGCTGCGATTTACAAGCAGCGCTGGCAGGTGGAGCTGTTTTTCAAATGGATCAAACAGCACCTGCGGATCAAGTCGTTCATCGGAACGTCAGTCAATGCCGTGAAGAGCCAGATATGGGTTGCCTTGTGCATCTATCTGCTGGTGGCGATCACGAAAAAGAAGTTGGGGGTTCCGTGTTCGCTCTACACTTTTCTACAGATTCTGGAGGTCAACTTGTTCGAGAAAAAGCCCATTTCATCGCTGGTTGCGGAGGCTCTCAAGCGAAATGCTGATTATCCTGAGCGCAACCAACTGAACTTATTCAACTATTAACCGGACAGTAGTGATCTTTATACACATTTCTTAATCATTTTCAGGAGCGCCCCTTCCCGCACGCCGAGTGCCCCCTCGGGACAGAGTTCCCGGCAGCAGAAGCAGCGGATGCAGGCGTGGTAGTCGAAAGCCAGCTTCCCGTCCTGGATGGTGATGGCCCCGGGGGGGCAGGCATCGCGACAGATGCCGCAGAGGGTGCACGCCTCGGGATTGCCACAGGGACGCGAGGTGAGGTAGTGGCGAAGCCGGTTCTTGAGGAAGCGGGGAAGGCCGAACTGGACATCGGAAATGTGGGGAAGACGGAAGGGGGAAACCTTCGCTTCGTCAACGGGTACGCCGCGGGTGTCGATGGTGGCCCGGTCCCAGCCCTCGATGCCGAGCTTCTCGGCGGCCCGCTCCACCCAAAGGAGCTTCTTCGGGATGCCGGCCAGTTCGGCGGCGATGACATCCACCGCCACCGGGTTCGTCCCGGCGAGGAGGAGCCCGCAGAGGCGCGGGTCGCCGCTTCCCGGTCCGTCCCCCTCCATGGCGAGGATGCCGTCAACGATGGTCAGGTCGGGCCTGCGCAAGAGATAGATCTCCAGGAGCATCCGGGCAAAGAGCTCCCGGTCGGCCCCCGCCTTCAGGTGCCAACCCGCCTTGGCGGCCCCCACCACCGCGCCGAAGAGGTTCTTCACGGCGCAGGTCATGGTCATCATCTCGTGGGTTTTGAGCTTGGGGAGGTTGATGAGGCGGTCCGCCTCCAGATAGGGGCGGGCGATCTGGAACTCCCGAAAGAGCCCCTTGCCCCGTACCGTCACCGTCTCGTCAAAGGGGATGAACTCGGCCCCGGTCTCCTCCACCACGGCAAGGATACCGCTTCGCTCCGCCACCCGCCGGATGCCGCCGACGCCGGGGGAGTCACCCACGAGGGGAATCCCACCCGCCTCCCGCACGAGCCCGATCACCTGCCGGAGCAGCTCCGGGTGAGTCGTGACCGCCCGCTCCGGCTCCTTCGCAGCAAGCATGTTCGGCTTGAGAAGAACCCTCTCCCCAGGCTTGACGAAGGAGGCCATCCCCCCAAAGGGTTCGAGAAGGCGGTCCAGAGCAGGCCTGACCACGTCGGACTGGTAATCCCCGGCCCGCTCGATGGCGACGGCGTGCCTCACTCCTCCACCCGCTCGGTGATGAGCCGCACCTGCCGTTCGTGGAACCAGTAGTACCAGATCCAGTTGAGCATGACGACGATCCGGTTGCGGAAGCCGATCAGGTAGTAAAGGTGGAGGAGTAGCCAGACGAGCCACGCCGAAAAGCCCCGGAACTTCATGCCGAAGGCGCACGCCACCGCCGCACTCCGGCCGATGGTGGCCATGCTTCCCCGGTCCCGGTAGCGGAACGGTTTGGGAGTTTCACCCTTCTCCCGGGCCACGATGGCCTCGCCGGCGTAGGTTCCCATCTGCATCGCCACCGGCGCCACCATGGGAAGCGCCGCGCCGTCCTGCTCGAGGTGCGCCATGTCGCCGATGACGTAGACTTCGGGATGACCGGCAAGGGTCAGGTCCGGCTCCACGGGAATCCGCCCCCCCGGCTTGGGGGTGACGCCGAGGGTCGCGGCCAGGGGGGCAGCCTTGACCCCCGCCGACCAGAAGAGGGTATGGGCCGGGATGATGGCGCCGTCGTGGAGGATGACCCGCTCGGGCTCCGCATCCACCACCCGGGCGTTGAACAGGACCTCCACCCCCATGGCCCGGAGCTTCTCCAGGGTGTACACCTGCAGCTCCTGCGGCATGGCGGCCAGGAGCCGGTCGAATGCCTCCACGAGGACCACCCGGGCCGCCTGGACGCTCAACTCCGGGTAATCCTTGGCCAGGACGTAGCGGACGAGCTCCATGAGTGCCCCGGCAAATTCCACCCCGGTGGGTCCGCCACCCACGATGACGAAGGTCATGAGGGCCCGCCGCTTCGCCGGGTCGGGCTCCACCACGGCCCGTTCAAAGGCGGTGAGGATATGGTTGCGGAGCCGCTCCCCGTCCACCAGTTCCTTCAGGTCGAAGGCGTGGCGCTCCACCGATTCGAGGCCGAAGTAGTTGGTGACGCTCCCGGCGCCGATAATCAGATAGTCGTAAGGGATGCGGCCGTTGCCGGTCACCACCTCCCGGGCCGGGAAATCGACCCCGGCCACCTCCGCCAGGTGGAAGCGGGTGCCGCGCCATTCGCGGGCCATGGCCCGCACCGGGTAGGCGATGGATTCCTGCTCGAGGCCCGCCGTCCCCACCTGGTAGAGGAGGGGCTGAAAGAGGTGGTAGTTGTTCCGGTCCACCAGCACCACGTCGAGCCCCTTCCCTGCCAGCACGCGGGCCGCCCTGATGCCGCCGAACCCCATGCCGATAATAACCACCCGTTTCACGCTCTCATGTACCTCCAGGATTGATTGACTATTCCGAAACTTACTTTCAAAGCCGTACCCGCGCCTTGACCGTGGTCAAAACCACAGGGAAACGAAAGAAGAATATCCTGTTTTCCTCTCGGAAACAACCGGGGTTCGGTTTAGGGAAAGAATCTGCTATGCTGTTGGCAGCAAAAAGGAGTCCCCATGGAACAGGAGATAGCAGCCTTCATCCGGCACCTGGAAACGGAGCGCAACGTCTCGCCCCACACCCTCGCCGCCTACCGCTCGGACCTGGCCCAGTTCCGGGAGTTCGTCCGGCAGGAAACGGGAGCGGCGGCGGAACCGGAAGGGGTTTCGCACCTCCTGATCCGGCGCTGGCTCGCGCTCCTGCACCGGGACCACACCAAAAGCTCCGTGGGGCGGAAGCTAGCGGCGGTGCGGGCCTTTTTCAAGCACTTGATCCGGACCGGGCGCCTCGTCAAGAATCCCGCCGAGCTCGTCTCCACCCCCAAGAAGGAAAAGAAGGTCCCCTATCACCTCTCCATCGACGAGGCGACCGCCCTGGTGGAAACCCCAAAGGAGCCGGACATCCTGAGCCTGCGGGACCGGGCCATCCTCGAAACCCTTTACTCCTGCGGCGTCCGGGTGTCTGAACTGACCGGCCTGAACATAGGGGGGATCGACCTGGATGACGGCACCGCGCGGGTTCTCGGCAAGGGGGGAAAGGAGCGGATCGTGCCGGTGGGAAGCATCGCCCGCGCCGCCCTCTCCCACTACCTGACCGCCCGAAACCATCCCCCCCTCGACGCCCCCCTCTTCACCAATGCCCGGGGGGGACGCCTCACCCCCCGCAGTGTCCGGCGCGTGGTGGACAAGCATATCCTCCGGATCGCCGCCATGCGAAAGATTTCCCCCCACACCCTCCGGCACACCTTCGCCACCCACCTGCTGGAAGGGGGAGCCGACCTGCGAGCCATCCAGGAGCTTCTGGGGCACGCCTCCCTCTCCACGACCCAGAAGTACACCCATGTCGGCATCGACCGCCTCATGGAAGTCTACGACAAGGCCCACCCCAAGGCCCGGAAATAATTCCTTGTCATTTCATTAATTATCCCGTAGAGTGACCGACGACTGATCAACGCTCAGGCGGAACCTGCCTTCAGGCACACCCACG contains the following coding sequences:
- a CDS encoding ABC transporter ATP-binding protein → MGEVVKITDVTKVYTMGDQRVEALKGISFTVSQGEFVAIMGASGSGKSTCMNMLGCLDVPTSGEYLLEGVNVGGLSRNELAEIRNTKIGFVFQGFNLLARTTARENVELPLVYAHVSAAARRERALAALERVGLAGRADHYSNQLSGGQQQRVAIARALVNEPAIIMADEPTGNLDSRTTVEIMAIFQELNRHGITILMVTHEPDVAAFTGRHLVFRDGTIIADSPNASPAVASPAQGEAP
- a CDS encoding DUF4212 domain-containing protein, giving the protein MEHDREWYDVNIFRPRKGYMTGEVVIILFVLLGWAVANFGVQAILWLLSETPQGEGILTRLTFLSFPWHFWFTAQFLPLWFIILCILFNIYIDRHTEQHSRRKDRSHD
- a CDS encoding DEAD/DEAH box helicase, translated to MKFTDLNLPELVQRGIADTGFTDCTPIQEKTLPLALSGKDVAGQAQTGTGKTAAFLISLFTRLLKNPTEGETRNPRALILAPTRELVVQIEKDAQALGAHCGFVIQAIYGGVDYMKQRSALKEGADVVVGTPGRLIDYLKQKVYSLKEIEVLVIDEADRMFDMGFIADLRFILRRLPPFDKRQNLMFSATLNQRVMELAYEFMNVPEKVAVTPEQMTAERVEQVLYHVGRKEKFPLLLGLLRKKGMERTMIFVNTKREAEFLDERLNANDFPCRVISGDVEQRKRMRILEDFKNGKLPIMIATDVASRGLHIDGVSHVINYDLPQDAEDYVHRIGRTARAGAEGKAISMADEDGAFHLEAIHEYIKDKIPVEWAEDDLFVHDFKRVKPKPKGHETRAKGPTRHGRKHPEGEKKEGEGEAKKRRRGPRKKPAGEKPKPE
- a CDS encoding VC_2705 family sodium/solute symporter, with the translated sequence MTDAGPNLIPLIIVTLALASFIVAGLRARARSASDYGIGGRYIGRIGGGAAIASNWMSAASLLGMGGLLYLHGYYALAYVIGWTGGYVLLLVLMAGQIRRFGKYTAPDFVGDRYASPMAGLISAGISITISIIYCTAQFKGIGMLFGWLFGTGYRNGVILGAVVVVGYVIISGVLGVARNQQLQYTLLIVSFILPLMVLAYKLGYFWVLPQFGYGVAIQDLKREFGINFAAPFASGSLFQWISLCFTLMVGTAGLPHVLSRFYVVPNIRDARWSLVWGLFFIALIYWSAPAYAVFARLLEARAGMTLPPAAAEKMADLIVIRTAVMGGLPPWMIGILAAGAVSAAFFTVAGLLITGASSFSHDIYYRFINPRASETTKMALSKAAVVALAVVVLVIAMDPPGLIAEITAVAFALAGNTIFPAFLLGIWWGRANRHGVIAGMLTGVVITFSTPLFGRFLPVVADIFPLTSSAFFGAPAVIAVMVAVSLLTPPPPEEVRRFLAEQVHGHMD
- a CDS encoding ABC transporter permease, which produces MTTLWQSLLIALRALRVNKMRALLTMLGIIIGIAAVIAMVAIGAGASKMISDQISSIGSNLLLVLPGSTTSGGLRTGAGGTPTLTYDDARAIKAECPSVENVAPTVRGSAQIVYGNQNWSTIVMGCTPEMVVVRDWSLTTGRNISLSDVDGATKNCLIGQTVAENLFGDADPIGKIIRIKKIPFTVIGILDHKGQSPQGTDQDDVIFVPLRTAQRKLFGSQFPNTVGAMMIQAKSADVLKKAEEEVTALLDQRHRIGPSRERDFTVRNLSEILAVSEQSSKVMSILLGAVASISLVVGGIGIMNIMLVSVTERTREIGIRMAIGAKQRDILLQFLTEAVLLTTAGGIIGMGLGVAGAMAVSKIMQWPTLISTQAIIIAFLFSAGVGVFFGFYPARKAANLNPIEALRYE
- the truD gene encoding tRNA pseudouridine(13) synthase TruD; its protein translation is MSGEKRYLTAGLPGTGGTIKETADDFVVEEIPLYLPCGEGEHVYALIEKRGVTTLDAIRRLARALKLSERDVGYAGMKDARGVTRQTVSLPRMKPEEVLALELPGIRILSAERHRNKLKLGHLAGNRFRIRVRGVVSDAVARAEAILAVLERRGVPNRFGEQRYGAQGNSHLIGRAMLAGDWCAAVDLLMGDPAKVTGEAWRSAIEAYQRGELEESQRLFPGHCRTERDVIQRLVKRPDDFEGAFRAVNPRLRKLYLSACQSALFDHVVEARLDSLDTVQEGDLAWKHANGACFLVTDPAAEAPRAEHFEISPTGPLFGCRMMMPEGEEGALERSLLAAEGVEPASFDLPGGLRMEGERRPLRVPLGDPRASADADGLVLEFSLPKGSYATAVLREVMKGGRPD
- the trmB gene encoding tRNA (guanosine(46)-N7)-methyltransferase TrmB; protein product: MQRMIEISSPFFLNPDELSTPADWAAVFGNANPLALEIGCGIGDFIARTAADNPGTNYIAIDFYNKGCDKTCRRLERLAIPNVRVVRDEARKFIVERIPKGSLCAVHINCPDPWPKMRHRKRRLVNREFAAFIREYLAPGGDFYFATDFDDYGIDVAEFMPGVEGYANMLAPDRYRHELEGYHLSKYMMKFMAEGKRIYFVHYRKTAEGAA